Within Natator depressus isolate rNatDep1 chromosome 6, rNatDep2.hap1, whole genome shotgun sequence, the genomic segment TCCCTATACACTACTTTCCTCTAGGCACGTGTATACAGAGAGTGCACAtggattcattttaaaacaaagaaactaCACGTGTGCACATGTGTATTCCTCACTGATGCAAAGGTGACTGCAGTGTAGAGTAGAGCCAACAAGAGAACAAAAAATAGTGAACTGAAACATGCAACCAGGATTACTATTATTTTTTCCCCGCACGAAGGCCTCTCCCCAGAAGACTAGAAAGCCATCCCAGTGCCGTATTAACCAGCCCAACTGAACTTCAGGTTTGTGGGAACTGAGTGATCACTGCAGTAAATGCCTAGTTTGCAGCGTTCCGACCAAGAGAGGAACtcgattttgaaaatccccccccccccccccatgatgtCGAAAGCCACTTTCAGCAGCAGGGGTCTGTCAGGGACTTCCTTGAAGTGCATTTTGTCTAAAGACAGCGGAGGAGGATTAGTACCTCTGAGAACTCTGTAAAAACACCGAGCTCGGGGAGTTCCCAGGCGGCGGCCGAAAGACGAGAGAGGCCCTGGGCGATTGCACAGCAAGACCCTTGGGTCAGATCGCGCAGGTTCGCGAGGTGTCGTCTGCTCTGCATGCGCGCTCGCCCTCAGCCTGCCGGCACCCGGAGAGGTTCCGCTTGGAGCGGATTTCTCAGTATCTCAAGCACGGCACAGTGCCCGAGATCCCGCGACTATGCTGCGAGAGACctgcttttatatatatatacatacacacacacacacactcacaccccagGTTAGCCACTGAAACTTGAAGGCCACTTAAACGCTAGACATTCCGGTCACCGGTGGAGCAAACGTTCACACTATTAACCCATCGCAATCCATATCTAACAGAAAATGCCGAACATAAAGGGGAGGCGCTGTTCACACTGGTATTTAAAGGAAAAGTCCCGTTTTATAGCTCACTGTAGAGACATTTTTTAATTGCCTCTGCGAGCGGACCGGCAGCATACAGTCCCACTCGTTCAGGGCTCGGTCGCTTTTCTAATGTGTTGGCAACacaccttttttctttctctttttttaagggTTCTAAGGTGTTGTATTCCTGTTTGCTAAAAATACCAGCCCTGTTTATTCATCTGCACACTGTGGGCATATTTACACCACTCACCCACTGACAATGACAAAACCGAAGGTGTGGCTCTCCCCCTGCACCTGAGAAAGCTAACCTGAGCACAGGTTTGCCTTGCCTTTCCCCCGGCACCAACCCTGTCGAAAGACTCCACAAACGCTCCcccaggcctccccccccccgccacccctcaCTCCGGTTGCTTGTTTTGGTGGCGTTTGTAATAACACTGCTCTGGGGCAGCTCTAGGAAAATGTCTGTGAGGAGATCCCAAATACACACGCGTCCTTGTTAGTTTCATCGAGCAGGGGCTGGGTGAAGCGTGCCCTTTTGATTGTGTAAATCAATCGTCCTGAGTAGCATTTCACTGCAATAAGCCCACTCCCCGGCATGAATATAATATCTATGTGTCTATATATGCTCCAGGAGTTTCGGTATTAGCGGAATGACACCACATGCACGCTTTTTCTCTGTTGCCCCATGACATCCAGCCTTTAAAACACACATACAGGGGGCTTTGTCCTTTCTGAAGGTCAGATTTAGGCATTTTATGTACAGAAATGTTCTACTTACCATCCAATTATCCCTATTTGAAGGCGTGCTTTTCAATCGCTACgtttatggggggtggggggttggaggggattTAGTTTCTGTCAAAAGTCAATCAACACATAATGAACaattaaaagcaattttaaatgGATCGCTGGGGTGactgttttattttacttaatttttaaTACGGTTGAAAAGTTTGGGATTTAAATCTCAtttaaacaacaaggagtccggtggcaccttaaagactaacagatttatttgagcataagctttcgtgggtaattatcttagtctttaaggtgccaccggactccttgttgtttttgtggacacagactaacacggctacccctgatAAATCTCATTTGGTGTCTGTTGAAATGTCATGGTGGAGAAAAGTATCtttttaaagcaatatttttaaacatagATTCCGGCTGAGATCTCTACAGAAAATGATCAGACTGACAGTGTGAGTGTGGATGTGTCTTGTGTCACATGCGTCTGGGTTGCCATTCAAAACTAAGCAAGCCTCAACGATCTCGTATGAGGGATTGATGTGCATTTGGTCTTTAGTAGCCAGAGCAAATTCTTCGTGCAATTCCAAGTGGAGGAAAGATCTCGAGTGAAAACAGGAGGGAAATGCATTCACTAAGGGTCTGAtcgaactcccattgaaatgacGGGGAgatttgccatttacttcagtgactGGATCCTGTTCTAAGCCACCGGAGTTTAGGTGAGTAAGGACTCCTGGATTGCTTCTCGGTACCAAAGATATCGATGAAGGCCCTTCCCAAAGGCACTCACCGCCAGTGTGTCTATGGCTGCCCCTATCCGTCCCTCTTACTGAAAGATGGATCCAACCAGGAGGCCAGATCCTGCATGCTCTGTGACCTCCAAATGCCCACTGACTGCCATGGGAGTTTCGCCCGAGTTCGGCTAGCAGAACTAGATCCTAAATTTGTAATTGAGAAGGATCAGACTTAAGacaggcggcggggggggggagaggtgggggacgACCTCATTTTGGTAAAATAGGCAAAATCAGATAAATAGCAGCACTATGGAGTTACTCCACCAGCCACGGTGCATGGGAAAAGATGATAAGAAATACTGTCAGGCACGCACTAGTGCTAATTCGGTACAACCTGTTTCCTACCGGAAATACATTAAAACAGGTATTGAGAACTGGACAACACAGAAGAGCCATGTGTAGCGAGACAAGACCACCGCACACAGCCTGGCTTAACTGTAGCTCAAGTGCTCAACAGAGCAGACCCATGGAAGCCTTTACCGTGTGATATTAGTATAATATATGCACAGACGCTGACCTTTCAGGGGAAACCATCCATTTAAACGCGGGGATCCCGTCAATAACCTGCGGACGGCATGCAAAGAAAATCACTGGTCAGTCTACCGTCTTCTGCAGATATAATATACAACAGCTCGGGCCTGATCTAAGGCACCCGCCAAACTCCCCTGGCCTTGAAAGGGGAGCAAGATCCGGCCCGCACGTTGCTACAGCACGGTGCAGTTAAAAAGAAACAGATTTATTGCATTAGCTGGCCGGGCTTTCGAGTGTCACCCCTGGACATGCACCCACTCGGCGTTTCCGTTGTTCTTAGGTGCGTGTGCTGTCCGCTTTTCTACCCTACCTCTCTCTTATCTGTTCCCAGTAATATCCCTGGGATCAGCTCTGCTCTTGAACTGGTGCGTTGCACCGATGCAGGTTTGCCTAACTGGGACTCTCCGACTGCACAGCTCCACTGGGAGCAATGGGATTTATCCGCTCCTTGGTTCTAACAGCCCCCTACAGTCACAGTTATTCCGCTTGGACGCCCCCTGCGCTTTCCCCCAGGCGCCCCACGGACTGATCTGACTCGAGCAAGAGCCACTTGTCCTGTTTTCTTTCCCGTATGCAAGCCTGCTCATCTCAGCCCCACCACCGAGCCGCACAACGGCCGGGGAAACTTCCCAAGCGAGCGGCGGTGGTATCCGCTGCCGGCCTGCTCGGAAGGAAGCCCCCttcctttaattatttaattattttgtacCTGAAATTAATCTTTTGCCAGGCAGTGGTCAACAGGCTGTTGTATATGATCATGTTTTCCTATTCCTCTCGGTTCCCCCTGCCCTCTACCGACTCACTGTGGCTGTGACCTTTGTTATTTCAGCCCACACTCAGCAGTTAAATGGAAACAAGTTGAGCACGTTCACTTCTGATAAACATTATCCTTAAACCACTGGAGACCCAAGCAGAGTAAACGAGCTTTTCCGACAGGACCACATCAGGAACACACattgagaaaggaaaagaaaccgAATATCCAAGGGATCAGAGGCGGGGTCAGAGGGGGGGGGGTTAGACAGGTTGGAAGACACTGAGAGAAAAAGGCACAATGCGAATAAAATAGTCCACACACAGACCTAGATTGGGAGAGACACAGGCAGAGTTGGGGAGAAGACtctaaagaagtcaatgggagttttggggtgctcaaggaatgcaggattgggccctaaatcgCAAAGCTAACTGCTAGGACAACTCAGTCTGACACTCTTCATTGTCTTTATAATTAGAATAAGAAAAGACACCAAGAACTAATGGGTAACAACACAGAAAACGACCACACGTGTGAGGAAACCTGAAGATTATTTGTGCACTTACATTGTGCCATACATTGTGTAAGGCCCTAGTTAGGTCATTACTTACACAGACATTTAGCAACGATCTagcttatttaaaatacattcagTTGGCTAAAATGAAAACTGTGTTTGGAGAAAAAGCCAGTCTTGTAATGGATTAGTCTatatattaggtttcagagtaacagccgtgttagtctgtagtcgcaaaaagaaaaggagtacttgtggcaccttagagactaaccaatttatttgagcatgagctttcgtgagctacagctccgatgaagtgagctgtagctcacgaaagctcatgctcaaataaattggttagtctctaaggtgccacaagtactccttttctttctatatatTAGATTTCGGAAGGGAGTAGGTAATTAATTCAGATCGGAAGTTTTCTGTACATGCACTCCAGTGTATTGTTAAATTACATAATTAGCTTTGATTAATGCTGTATAAGTATTCCACACATCATtgccttctcttttaaaaaaatacacagagCACATCAACATACAGTGGCAAAATGACTTCTGATTCACACTAAAGCCTCTAGAAAGATCAATTTTAACAGCATGCAACGGCTATGGTAAATGTGTGAGAATTGTAGTGTGAGGTATTGGTGAACTTTCACAAACTGAGGAAATCCCACAATTTACAACTAAGATATTTTGAACGTGCAAATCACATTGCTGGCACAGAAACGCAGTGCAAAATACGTATCAGAGACCAAATGTATCAATATTCCCAATCTTTTCAAAAAGTCCACAAAATGACCATGATCGCCTCCCCTCCATCAAGAAATAGTTTCAACGTGCAATTGATTCCTGTCTTGTTTCCGGTATTATCCTACTCATTCCTGATTGTGCAGATTCACTAGGGTTTAAAATAATACTGCAAAGGAAGACCGAATATCCATGGAAATTCTATTCTGTCTTCTAACAACCTGCCGCCTTAAAAATCCTCCTCGCTTAATATTCCATTTGAAAATGATATTTGGAAACAGTTCCAACACACTGCCTTCTGGGCCGATCCGATTTCTTTTATTTTCCGAGTTTATGTTTCAGTCAAATTAATGGATTCTATTTCTTCTCCATTATATAGCATTTACACATCCTATTCCTGCTAGATTCTACTTCTAAACGTAAATTTGAAAGGACAATATCAGAAAATCCTGGCTGGAATGGGAGAGTGCATAATCTATGCGTGTAGTATGACATATGTGCGGAGTGTGTGTAAGTATGTACACAAACATATCTAGTGAATCATACAGGCAACGATGCCAAACAAAACACattcgcgcacacacacacacacacacacacacaccgcatgaAACGCAAGTACTCCAGCGCCTACCAACTTTTTCTGACGATTTTCTTCTATTAATACCAGTATTAGTGtttttgctaaagtcaaaatcAGGCATTTACATCTTACAATTAAACAGAATGGAACACTTAAAATAGGaatgaaaaatataaattgtcttttttttttaatcacgcaGCACGAGTCTATGGAGGTCACACACAATGATCCCCCACATCTAAACACAGACTGTGGCATCCACGTTTTATGTATACAACTCACAGATTCATGTGGCTTCCGTACATGCTTTCAGTTCATGACAAAAATAAACTTACCTTTAACAATCACAACTCTCTGGGACGTATGCTAAATAATATATTCACTTGttaaaaggcttttattttaaaattacagcaGAATCATGTAAAGACACACAAATCTCCATTACCTGCAAAATAAATGATAAAGAGCTCTGCATTTTTCAAGACCTCGCTGTTATTCCTCCGTGAAACTGCTGACTCCAGTTATTGGATATCAACATCGACATACTTCTCTGTCTGGTCATTTATTGTGCAAATAGCAATAGCCAGAGAAAACTTGCATGAAATAAAAGGCAGGCGTATCTACAAACTTTGAACAGATTGCTTTCTCTAAAGAGATATGACCAAAATATTGGCACCATTGACAATAGCCTAGGAAAGGTATTACCAACCCCTCAAGTATGTAAACTTGAACTAACAGATCGCATACACATGTAGAGACAGGACCAAATGATTTTTCTACAAAATAATGCCTTACTACATTAAACTATTCCTCAAATTTCCTATATTAATTTCACTCTCTGTGCGACTTACCACTACGTAGGTATTTAATATTCGTCTCTATTGTATTAGGAATCCAGGTGCTGAGCATGCCTGCAAAAGAAAGCGGAAGAGCCTTCCAGGACTATGCTGTCTATCATCATCGAGCACCAATTGGGAGCCCTCTTTTCCTTGGCTCCGCCCCGTGGAGGGGGTGTGCCTCTGGTGACTGATAGACTGAGatgcccggcccagcccagcccagcccacgtTGCTGTGAGATTGAAATGCAGAACTCAAGTCTCTTTCATCGGGAAACAGACTTCCTTTTAACCTTTTTCCTTACGTTCTTGCTATCTCCTAGAGTGGAAATCAGAGGGACCCGTGGACTTTTCCAGCCGGGATTGCAGGAGGCCGGGAGACTGAATCTGTTGTTAAATTCCCTTTTGGAAGATTAGTCTCATTGGTGTCCTGCTCAGAGCAATGGGTAagtggctggaagctgcaggCGGGTTCAAGGGCTGTCAAAAGGGAGAGCACCAGTGTGAGATCATGTGCAGCCGCAATTTGCTTATTGACTTTGTTCGTGTTCCTACAAGTTGTAGGAACACGTTAAGGGTCAGCAGCACAGAATGGAGCAAGCTAATGACTGGTTGGTTTATTATTAATGTTATTATGAGAGTACTGGACGATTGCAGCCTAACGGATGATTTGAGCCTGTGTGGCACATTGTATATTGTTGCTGACATCGATAGCGCAGCGGTGTTAAAAAGTAACACGTTTGCTTCGCAACGCGGGGCTAGTCGTGCTGCTAACAAAGAAGCATGAACAGGAACAAACAGCACTAGAATTgatctttttctttaattactaCTTTCAGGTTCCCTCACCTTTCACGTTTTTGCAGAATTGTCCACCAATTTCGCTGGCTTTCCcctctcttttttgggggggagataAAGAAACTTGTCTGCTTGGGTGATCTCATTTTTCACCTCTGGAATGTGCATTCTGGACTATTTTTAATGGCACAAATCAATGTGCATTGAAAATGTTGCCacggattttttttaaatgtcagccGCATTAGATTAAAACCATTGTAAGTGAAGTGACCTCTAACCGGTGACATCTGCCTTTTGAGGATTAATAGTCGGGTGTGTTCAAACGGCCCCCCGTGAACCGTTTGCCGTGtcaaatgtgtttgtgtgtgtgtgtgtttgcttgcaGAACCTGCCTTTGGGGAAGTGAACCAGCTCGGAGGGGTGTTTGTGAATGGGAGACCCTTGCCCAATGCCATCCGGCTCCGGATTGTGGAATTGGCCCAACTGGGCATCAGACCCTGTGACATCAGCCGACAACTGCGGGTTTCCCATGGCTGTGTGAGCAAAATCCTGGCGCGCTACAATGAGACTGGCTCCATCCTACCAGGGGCGATCGGAGGCAGCAAGCCTCGGGTCACCACCCCTACGGTGGTGAAACATATCCGGACCTACAAACAAAGAGATCCGGGCATCTTTGCCTGGGAGATTCGAGACCGACTGCTGGCAGATGGTGTGTGTGACAAGTACAATGTGCCTTCGGTCAGCTCCATCAGTCGGATCCTCCGGAACAAAATTGGAAATCTCTCTCAGCAGAGTCACTACGAATCCTACAAACAGCATCAgccccctccacagcctgctcTGCCTTACAACCACATATACTCCTATCCCAGCCCCATCACTGCTGCAGGAGCCAAAGTGCCAACCCCGCCGGGAGTGCCAGCAATCCCCAGCACCATGGCTATGCCTAGGACCTGGCCCTCTTCCCATTCGGTCACGGATATCCTGGGGATCAGGTCCATAACAGACCAAGGTAAGAAAAGAACCGAAGACGACACTTCTTAGTCACATAGGAATACTATGTTGATAGCAAAAGAGAGCCCCTTAACGCCTAATTTCTGGGCATTTTTCTTCGAATATTTCGACTTTTCTATTTCAAAGCAGGAAGTCTCCAATTCTTGCAACGTTTAGTGTTACTTTCATTTATTTATCTCCACAGTTTGTAAACTATATTTTCTCCAGCACACACTAAAGATCAGGAACACATTTAATGGGCTTATGATTTTTGGACGTATAATACATAATGCAATGACAAAGGTTGACTTCAGCAATGATAATTTAGCTGAAGAACAGACAGCGTGGGCTAAAAACATTGGCACATCCACATTAACTCTCTTTCTCTGTATCATGTATCATCACATCTATGTCTTCCTTATCAGTCATTAATGATATAATGATCTCGCATGCCTTCTGTGTATTACATATATTTGTTACCAAATCAGGCATTCATAAGTGAAAGCATCTTGAAATTACAGAGAAATTCAGTTTCTCTAGTTTTCGCAATCAGGCCAAATTTGCTCAGACAGGAAGTTCAAATGTCACCTAATTGCTTTCATTCTtatgttttactttgttttcctCCGAAGTGGTGGTCCAGGAAAACGAAACCACTGATACTTAACTTGTATTTGTTCCTTTCCAAGTGACTGCTTTTCTTCTACGCTCCTTCTTTTATTTTCGCTAGAAACATTAGCTTCTCGCTGAACAAGTCTGTGATTTGCATCAAAAAAGAACATTTCCAAGTTTAGTTTTTGTCAAGTAACAAACATTAAATGGGATGAAAAGAgtgtatttcaaaaataactCTGGGCTGTAGCTGTCTCTGTGTCCTGCTCTTGGAAATGGAGTTTGGCTTTCTATTTTCATGGCATGTTTTCAACTACACCCGTTGACTTCACAAGATATCAATATAACAAACGCTCCAAATGCATTGGTGTCAGAAGGTTTTTACAAGCAAAGGCAGCCCCCGCATGTTGGACACAGTTTCAGAATATAACCCCccgaaacaaaaaaacaaaccaaacgtATATGCGTGTGGAGCTGGATTTAGAAAATATACATGCTAGAGTATGTTCATTACACGGTGGGTGGAATGTCTGAAATGAACATTACAGGCAAAATTAAATTAGAAATTGAGAAGGTTTTCATGTTTTCCTCCTTTATTAACATCAGATTGGCAACAGGGCCTCTTAAGGTACCATTGAGTGTTTagatttctttcctcctctgtcaGACTTTGGGATTTACAAGATTTACTACAATATAcattctcctctcccccaagCCAAGGTTTGGACTGCTGAACAGCAGAAACTGCATACGAGGGTTGTTTGCTCTTGATTTGTAGGATAAATTGACCTTGCTGACATTTAAAGGAAGCCCCTATTCATGGGAAAGTGTGAGATCAGCAGAAAAGGGGGCTCGCGGAGAGAGCTCAGTTTCTTCAGACAACTTCAGGCTTGTGCCACGGACTGCATTTTCCCTTGCAAGTTGGTTAAAGAGGTAGCTTCTGAACAGAAACAGTTTAACACGAGAGCTCGATCCAGCTCCGACTCAAGTCAACCAGAGGGTTTGCTTTTGATTTCAGCGGGAACAGGCTTGGGATCGCAGCAAGGCACACTTCACCGCTCGGGGAGGAGGTGGTTtcggagaaaccattctccccccAGTACTCCGGGTCACGCCGAACAATTTTCGTGGCATGTAAATGTTACAGCCCCGCGAATCCCTAACAGAGTCATACGCGTTTCAAATCAAtgctttttaaaagttattttactgGGGGAGGGGTCTTAATTCCGCAGTGTCAGAAGTGCGAACAACACGGCTCTCTTTTCcctttgaggaaaaaaaagttacattgttCCCTTAAATCTACCTTGGAAATAATTATGTCAAGCACCCAGTTATTCTTACGCAATTTTCTTACGCATTTCTCCACGAAATGACTTGGTGTCAGGGAAAGGTGATGATGAATGGTTCGAAACAACCCTGGGGCTAGTGCTAATCGGCTGACACTATATGGGTTTCTTTGTATTTCGATTAAATACGGAAATGAAGCTTTGAAGGTTTCGCCCCTCTAACTTATGATCGATCTTGTCTCCTATTGTCtttctttccctttgtctctcctgTTTGTCAGTCTTCAACCCCCACCTCCAAAGAGAAACCCAACAGATTTTCTATAGAGAGTGgggtggcagggtgggggtgtACACACATAGAATGTGTACACACATTATATATACCAATTTACACGTACAGCGATTACATGTATGTAAAAAGATATGTGATTTACACACATGCTATATACTTTACACATCAagcatttgtaaaataaaattttataagGACTTACTCCGTTTTCCAAACAAGCACCAGAAGTCTCCTTCAAATTACCGAAAGCTGTAACTCGGTTTCGGGCCATTTGGGGAAGACGAGTACCGTCTATTTAGTACAGAAGTGGAAATGCTATTAAAATATCTTTGAGGTTTAACTTCATAAAGCAGGAGACGTGCATACATACCTGCATCTCAGTTTTCTCCCCAGGTTTTTTTTATTCTGGGAGAAGAAGGAAATCCAGCTGTTGTAAATGTTATAAATAGGTGTCCGCTGGTGTCAGTCAGGCCGGATCAGTTCTTTTTCTTGATTGCGTGGATAGAAATAGGGAGGATTTGTCACTCAGCTGAGACGGTCTtgccaggagctggagcaggggcgcTGGAGccctttttatagtgggggtggtgagagccattgaaccaaactgtaaaccctggctatgatggaaaccacttcaagtaaCGGGGCgctgcagaccccccccccacgagTTCCAGCACCCATGAGCGGGAGTTCTGCCCTCCGTTTTACTGGGGTTCTGGGTCACAGGTACAGTTTCAGAGCgatttctggtgtgtgtgtgtgtgtgagtggtgAGCGGAAGGCAGAGCCTGTAATCACACATAGCAATTCCTGCCACAAGCCCACTGCCTTGGCACTTCCCAGCTCGTTTTCGGAATCTCTAACGAGCCGCGCCCGTGTCTCCCAACAGTGAGTGACAGCTCGCCCTATCACAGCCCCAAAGTGGAAGAATGGAGCAGCTTGAGCAGAAATAGCTTCCCCCCTTCGGCCCAGCATGCTGTGAATGGACTGGAGAAGAGCTCCCTGGAGCAGGAGGCCAAGTACAGCCAGGTAAAGGAGACAGCGCTTGCTAACCTCAGGCGGGAGGGCTGCACGGTGGGGGGAGATTTCCTCCTTTCTGTCTGCAAGAAGGTTGCCCGGCTGGATTTCTAATGGCTGGCTGCGACGGGCCCAAACTCTCCACAGGCTTCTGGGCTCAGCCTGGCTACAGTCTCAAGTCCCAGATCTCAGCACTGTGCTGCTCTCTCCTTATTCACTGCTGCGTTCTGTACTGGGCCGGTTCCCAGGACCGTCCGGGCTGCTGCCGAGTCTGGGTGTCGGTACGATCCCTCCTCTGTACCCTGCCATGTTAGGCGCTAGCTTGTTTAAATGTGCATGAAAAGTCCGGTGAAGAACAATTATAACGCTCTGTAAAGGAACAAGGACCCCGTTCTCCCCCACAACCAAACCATAACCCAGCTGCCAGACCCTGGACTGGAGTCGTACCGCTTCCCAATCCGCCTCGTCACCACGTGCGGGAGTCCCAGTGGATCATGGCCCAGGGGGTGTCGAGCTGTATGTGGCTCAGGCTAGGCTCTGATCGCTgcaatgataaataataataattaacaaggTGCCTTTGCCCTGGCGTCTGCACTCTTCAGATTTAATCTCAACCCCAAGGCCCGCTCCAATGGAGGGGGGATAAACTGCACGGGCGATGCGGACTCTGCCTTCCTCACagggagccctggggaagggCCGGTTCACGCTGCTGGCTGAACGTCACGAGGCCACTCCTCGGTGCCGGGCTGAAATACCCAGCTCGCCTAGGGCCcgatcctggtcccattgaagcccCCGGGAAATCTCCCCCGGGAACAGGATCGGGCCCGGGAGCGCGGAAATCCCGGGCGCCTTTCTGAGCCCCTGGGGTGGTGTTAAGAAGGCGGCCTCCAGctgcttccctctcctgctccccaggcCTGGGCAGCGGTGGGACAGCCGCGGGGCCCCTGCAGCGCGTAGGAACCAGACACATCTTaactcccctcctcctgcccttgGCGCAAAGGTCCCCGAGCTCTTCTGCGCCCCGCGCCCGCTTTGCCAGCCAGCCAATAGGCCGAGCTCGCTCCAAGCAGGGCCCGGGGGTTCTCCAGCCCCGCTCCGTATTCACTGCGAACACCCGGGCCCCGTGTTATCCGCTTCCGAGCCGCACGCTCCCTTTGCCCCGCACCgggctctgccctctcccctgcaACCTCCACAGCGCGGGAGCCTGCTGGCACCCAGGGCACGCCAGCAGGGACCTGGCCTTGCAAGGAATCAAAAAGAACTAGCCGTCCCAAAGCTTGCTGGGAACGTGGGAACACCACCCACAGGCAGTCAGTCCCCTGGGAAGCTGGCAATAGCCAGATCGGCTTGTGGGCATTTGTATAGCGACCAGCGGCTTCACCCCCTATTGTGAAGTGGGTTGGGGGAGATGCTTTCTCAGCAGCAACTCAG encodes:
- the PAX9 gene encoding paired box protein Pax-9, with protein sequence MGKWLEAAGGFKGCQKGEHQCEIMCSRNLLIDFVRVPTSCRNTLRVSSTEWSKLMTGWFIINVIMRVLDDCSLTDDLSLCGTLYIVADIDSAAVLKKPAFGEVNQLGGVFVNGRPLPNAIRLRIVELAQLGIRPCDISRQLRVSHGCVSKILARYNETGSILPGAIGGSKPRVTTPTVVKHIRTYKQRDPGIFAWEIRDRLLADGVCDKYNVPSVSSISRILRNKIGNLSQQSHYESYKQHQPPPQPALPYNHIYSYPSPITAAGAKVPTPPGVPAIPSTMAMPRTWPSSHSVTDILGIRSITDQVSDSSPYHSPKVEEWSSLSRNSFPPSAQHAVNGLEKSSLEQEAKYSQAPNGLPTVSGFVSAPTMAPYPTPAQVSPYMTYSAAPSGYVTGHGWQHAGGTPLSPHNCDIPAALAFKGMQTAREGSHSVTASAL